One Chitinophaga varians DNA window includes the following coding sequences:
- a CDS encoding serine hydrolase domain-containing protein yields MKSIFTVIAAMAITLTSYAQSGLDAQRTSRIDDVINRHITAGHIPGATALVIRHGQVVYNKAFGYADVASRKTMQTDNIFRIASQTKAIISLGTMILWEEGKFQLDDPVSLFIPAFKNPRVKVSFNPKDSSYTTRPATREITVRDLLRHTSGIAYAAVFSDPQMQAIYAKAGVPSGVGTMVSDLKTKINLLAQQPLMHDPGLAFTYGLNTDVLGYLIEIWSGQPLDVFLQQRVFAPLDMQDTYFHLPPAKQKKLVTLYEDVNGKMLPVTHPIYEGVDPLYPNRQGTYLSGGAGLVSTAADYAKFLALFLHHGKYTDQHDNTSKKLISPATVALMLTNQLEKGVRPSPLPAQPEPFCFGLGFALETAANDHLMPYSIGTFSWGGAFNTHYWADPKQDLIGILFTQEYLSPYWSIGDEFKVAVYQALED; encoded by the coding sequence ATGAAAAGTATATTTACTGTGATCGCCGCCATGGCCATCACCCTTACTTCCTATGCCCAGTCCGGCCTGGACGCACAGCGGACTTCCCGCATTGACGATGTCATCAACCGCCATATAACAGCCGGCCATATTCCCGGTGCCACCGCCCTGGTTATCCGTCACGGGCAGGTTGTGTACAACAAGGCTTTCGGTTATGCCGATGTAGCATCCCGCAAAACCATGCAGACAGACAACATCTTCCGCATCGCTTCACAAACCAAAGCTATTATCAGTCTGGGTACAATGATACTATGGGAAGAAGGGAAATTCCAACTGGACGACCCGGTGTCCCTATTCATCCCCGCCTTCAAAAACCCGCGGGTGAAAGTGTCCTTCAACCCGAAAGACAGCAGCTATACTACGCGGCCGGCTACACGCGAAATCACCGTGCGCGACCTGCTCCGTCACACCTCCGGCATCGCCTACGCCGCCGTGTTCAGCGATCCGCAGATGCAGGCCATCTATGCTAAAGCAGGTGTGCCCAGCGGTGTCGGCACCATGGTTTCCGACCTGAAGACAAAAATCAACCTGCTGGCGCAACAGCCGCTGATGCATGACCCAGGGCTGGCCTTTACCTACGGCCTCAATACCGACGTACTGGGTTATCTCATCGAAATATGGAGCGGTCAGCCGCTGGACGTGTTCCTGCAACAGCGGGTATTTGCTCCACTGGACATGCAGGACACCTATTTCCACCTGCCGCCGGCCAAACAAAAGAAACTGGTAACCCTCTATGAAGACGTAAACGGCAAAATGCTGCCCGTCACCCATCCGATCTATGAAGGCGTAGACCCGCTGTATCCCAACCGCCAGGGCACTTACCTCTCCGGCGGCGCCGGCCTGGTGTCCACCGCGGCAGACTATGCCAAATTCCTGGCGCTCTTCCTGCACCATGGAAAATACACCGACCAACATGACAACACCAGCAAAAAACTGATCAGTCCCGCTACAGTGGCCCTCATGCTGACCAACCAGCTGGAGAAAGGCGTACGTCCTTCTCCCCTGCCCGCCCAACCGGAGCCTTTCTGTTTCGGCCTCGGCTTCGCACTGGAAACAGCGGCCAACGACCACCTGATGCCCTACAGCATCGGCACCTTTAGCTGGGGCGGCGCTTTTAATACCCACTACTGGGCCGATCCCAAACAGGACCTGATCGGCATCCTCTTTACACAGGAGTATTTATCACCGTACTGGAGCATTGGCGATGAATTTAAAGTGGCCGTGTATCAGGCGTTGGAAGATTAA
- a CDS encoding LysR family transcriptional regulator, with the protein MINFEWFRTFKAIYQTGTLTGAAQELLISQPNVSQHLAGLEAYICHPLFERQPRRMVPTDFGKLLYTEVIDAVEKLEKVELDFRNTCAWEVPLTCVGAPKEFFQAIIAPRISQSDASFIFEFGDPRQLLDKVLRHEMYFTLTTTCGHEKNIVYEPVLEERFILVGNAGLDDSGLRKALRKKDMAAAEAWLYEQPWYAYSSDIPPVRRFWQENFHKRPQIKPRFVIPDYEGILRALAAGNGVTIVPDYLVKDYLGKKELKQLWADADASCQTYYLAYDKTRVTTPQLKRVKALLHL; encoded by the coding sequence ATGATAAATTTTGAATGGTTCCGCACTTTTAAGGCTATCTATCAGACAGGCACGCTCACCGGCGCTGCGCAGGAATTATTGATATCACAGCCTAACGTAAGCCAGCATCTGGCAGGACTGGAAGCGTATATCTGTCATCCGCTGTTTGAACGGCAGCCGCGGCGCATGGTACCGACCGATTTTGGTAAACTGCTGTATACGGAGGTGATTGATGCGGTGGAGAAACTGGAGAAAGTAGAGCTGGACTTCCGCAATACCTGTGCGTGGGAAGTGCCGCTCACCTGCGTGGGCGCGCCGAAAGAGTTTTTCCAGGCCATCATTGCGCCGCGTATCAGTCAGTCGGACGCCAGCTTCATCTTTGAATTTGGTGATCCCCGGCAGCTGCTGGACAAAGTGCTCAGGCATGAGATGTATTTTACGCTGACCACCACCTGCGGGCATGAAAAAAACATCGTGTATGAGCCGGTACTGGAAGAACGGTTTATATTGGTGGGCAACGCCGGACTGGATGACAGCGGCCTGCGTAAGGCCCTTCGGAAAAAGGACATGGCGGCAGCGGAAGCGTGGCTATACGAACAGCCATGGTACGCTTATAGCAGCGATATTCCTCCTGTTCGCCGCTTCTGGCAGGAGAATTTCCATAAACGCCCGCAGATAAAACCCCGCTTTGTTATCCCGGATTATGAAGGCATCCTCAGGGCGCTGGCCGCCGGCAACGGTGTCACCATTGTACCGGACTACCTGGTAAAAGACTACCTGGGCAAAAAGGAGCTGAAACAACTCTGGGCAGACGCTGATGCCTCCTGTCAGACGTACTACCTGGCTTATGACAAAACACGCGTCACCACGCCACAGCTAAAGCGGGTAAAAGCCCTGTTGCATTTATAA
- a CDS encoding glycoside hydrolase family 76 protein, translating to MYRSVWLTVAYILSAATLFAQNNAQRAGLLQAAVDKHLYEPRTGLYIQTSDPAKNHNPHADLWGLCALVQAANEMEGLHPGKAYLKPVVKAIDQYYDPIPPAPGYASYVVKERREDRYYDDNQWIGIAYLDAYARTKQRTYLDKGAEIYRFMMTGFDTVSGGGLYWKEGDKTTKNTCSNGPGILLALQLYEATHRKTYLDTALLLYQWTNKHLRNANGVFWDAIKPLENNRIDSATYTYNSGIMLEANVKLYRITRQPQYLKEAQQIAAGTLQRFYRDGRFHSSYWFNAVLLRGYLALYREDKDRRYVDAMQTYADKVWEEDRDAGSNMLGKKPEKELLGQAGMMEIYARLAALP from the coding sequence ATGTACCGTTCAGTATGGCTAACGGTGGCGTATATACTCTCAGCCGCCACTTTGTTTGCCCAAAACAATGCACAACGCGCCGGCCTGTTACAGGCGGCGGTCGACAAACATCTGTATGAACCGCGTACCGGTCTTTATATTCAGACGAGCGACCCGGCAAAGAACCATAACCCGCATGCTGATCTGTGGGGACTTTGTGCGCTGGTGCAGGCTGCCAACGAGATGGAGGGGCTGCACCCCGGGAAGGCTTACCTGAAGCCGGTCGTGAAAGCTATTGACCAGTACTATGACCCCATCCCGCCTGCGCCCGGCTACGCTTCGTATGTAGTAAAAGAGCGGCGGGAAGACCGTTACTACGACGATAACCAGTGGATAGGCATCGCTTACCTGGATGCTTACGCCCGTACCAAACAGCGGACTTATCTCGACAAAGGCGCTGAGATTTACCGGTTTATGATGACCGGCTTCGATACGGTGAGCGGCGGTGGTTTATACTGGAAAGAAGGAGATAAGACGACTAAAAATACCTGTTCCAATGGTCCGGGCATCCTGCTGGCTTTGCAGCTGTACGAAGCCACGCACCGGAAGACCTACCTGGACACTGCGCTGCTGCTGTATCAGTGGACAAACAAACATCTTCGCAATGCCAACGGCGTATTCTGGGACGCGATCAAGCCGTTGGAGAACAACCGCATCGATTCTGCTACGTATACCTATAACAGTGGTATCATGCTGGAGGCTAATGTAAAGCTGTACCGTATTACGCGGCAGCCACAGTACCTGAAAGAGGCACAGCAGATTGCCGCCGGCACACTGCAGCGGTTCTACCGGGACGGCCGGTTTCATTCCTCTTATTGGTTCAATGCCGTGTTGCTGCGCGGGTACCTGGCCCTTTACCGGGAAGACAAGGACCGGCGGTATGTAGATGCCATGCAGACTTACGCCGACAAGGTGTGGGAGGAGGACCGGGACGCCGGCAGCAATATGCTGGGAAAGAAGCCGGAGAAAGAGTTGCTGGGACAGGCCGGTATGATGGAGATCTACGCCCGGCTGGCAGCACTTCCCTGA
- a CDS encoding TetR/AcrR family transcriptional regulator, which yields MVDTKEKIRKAALKLFNEQGIDAITIRHIAKELDISHGNLQYHYKNTNEIILVLFKELNDGFSRFFTHNENLNQVNLEHFRHWVEILIDHIWQYRFIFLHFVEVARRVPEVKTLYNSWDKAREEQFLVLFNTLIKEGIFRDDIPPYIWKNLITQQYIMADFALSHNEIKMQLKGKKAVQYYADVLFNQFYPYLTAKGRQQADKHQGIN from the coding sequence ATGGTAGACACAAAAGAAAAAATACGGAAAGCAGCGCTCAAACTGTTCAACGAACAGGGCATCGACGCCATCACTATACGGCATATCGCTAAAGAACTGGACATCAGCCACGGCAATCTCCAGTACCATTACAAAAACACCAACGAAATCATCCTCGTTCTCTTCAAAGAGCTCAACGACGGCTTCTCCCGCTTTTTTACACATAACGAAAACCTCAACCAGGTAAACCTGGAACATTTCCGGCATTGGGTGGAAATACTGATCGACCATATCTGGCAATACCGCTTTATCTTCCTCCACTTCGTGGAAGTGGCCCGCCGCGTACCGGAAGTGAAAACGCTCTACAACAGCTGGGACAAAGCCCGCGAAGAACAATTTCTCGTCCTGTTCAACACCCTCATCAAAGAAGGCATCTTCCGAGATGACATCCCCCCCTATATCTGGAAAAATCTAATCACCCAGCAATATATCATGGCCGACTTCGCCCTGTCGCACAATGAAATAAAAATGCAGCTCAAAGGCAAAAAAGCCGTCCAATACTACGCAGACGTGCTGTTCAACCAGTTCTACCCCTACCTCACGGCCAAAGGAAGACAACAGGCTGACAAACATCAGGGCATAAACTGA
- a CDS encoding carbohydrate-binding protein, which translates to MRLLLFLVFALVQLAVNGQTAAPTAKKGNRATEFQMKEGSYLAFAQVNLSMGEIGFQVEVACEHKKSGSKLEFRIDKPKGKVIGTLDIPYTGDSTYALKLTGNLRHAEGIHDLYLVAKGGVAFSVTSFSFIHNY; encoded by the coding sequence ATGAGGCTGTTGTTGTTCCTGGTTTTTGCCTTAGTGCAGTTGGCTGTCAACGGACAGACGGCGGCGCCGACGGCTAAAAAAGGGAACCGGGCGACGGAGTTTCAGATGAAGGAGGGGAGTTACCTGGCGTTTGCACAGGTGAACCTGAGCATGGGGGAAATCGGTTTCCAGGTGGAAGTGGCCTGTGAGCATAAAAAAAGCGGCTCCAAACTGGAGTTCCGTATAGACAAGCCAAAAGGTAAGGTGATTGGCACCCTGGACATCCCTTATACCGGCGACAGCACCTATGCCCTGAAACTGACGGGCAACCTGCGCCATGCGGAAGGTATACATGACCTGTACCTGGTAGCCAAAGGAGGCGTGGCTTTCAGTGTTACCTCCTTCAGTTTTATCCACAATTATTAG